A section of the Desulfomicrobium apsheronum genome encodes:
- the infB gene encoding translation initiation factor IF-2, producing the protein MSTRLRVRDLATELDISSKDLMTLLRELKIPAKSHMSSLTDEEVGQVRNHHQNRATAPQVVDTRATSGVIVRKRHKVTAAEAETRETDGEAQPKDETPAETSAEAPAKTVTETAEATEKPAARKPSRAVIVTPARIIEEVPSAKAAPEESAKEETPVAEAPIVEAPASVEEVPAEPVAAESAEAGDATAEKTAQASAETPGETGDETTAETEGESEEAKRARKKTKKAKPAPPSVQVKIISRPTIVEFPDTRVDGQPVRPMGPAARPMGPAGYTPRPSGPGGRPSGPGGPGGQRPSAPRPSGPANVGAPPRPAPETEGAKDSRGKKKKGRRTVEAADLYRKEEFSMGKGKKAQRAEARRAGGARAQAQNTQPLKASKRKIRIDDTIRLTDLAHQMGIKAQDLIKKLFSLGVMATINQSLDFDTALLLAAEFKYEVERAGFSEDDFLLPKEADKAEDLKPRPPVVTIMGHVDHGKTSLLDAIRSTSVASGEAGGITQHIGAYHVATSRGEIVFLDTPGHEAFTTMRARGAKVTDIVVLVVAADDGVMEQTKEAVSHSKAAGVPIVVAVNKMDKEGADPDRVKRELSDLGLMPEDWGGDTIFAHVSAKKREGLDELLELILLQAEVLDLKANPDKPGRGHVVEAKLDKGRGPVGTVLIQEGQITQGDAFVCGLISGKVRAMFDDQGRQIKTAGPAIPTEIQGFEGIPEAGDEFVIVKDEKVARKIAEERRVKHRDKELAKESKVTLESFLATKAGEEAQNLNLLLKADVQGSLEAISEALRKLSTDEIKIALIHGGAGAITESDILLASASNAIIIGFNIRPTAKIKEVAEQEKVDIRFYDIIYKLVDDIKAAMSGMLSPDIKEVYLGQADVQQVFSVPKIGNIAGCMVSDGKLKRNANVRLLRDGVVIYTGKLSSLKRFKDDAKEVTKGYDCGAGLENFNDIKIGDIIEAFELVEEARTI; encoded by the coding sequence ATGTCCACTAGATTGCGGGTGAGAGACCTTGCCACGGAGCTTGATATCTCCAGCAAGGATTTGATGACGTTATTGCGGGAACTCAAAATCCCGGCCAAGAGCCATATGAGCAGCCTGACCGACGAAGAAGTCGGACAGGTCCGCAATCACCACCAGAACCGGGCCACCGCGCCCCAGGTCGTGGACACGCGCGCCACCTCGGGCGTCATCGTGCGCAAGCGGCACAAGGTCACTGCCGCCGAGGCCGAAACCCGGGAAACGGACGGCGAAGCACAGCCCAAGGACGAAACTCCCGCCGAGACCTCGGCAGAAGCGCCAGCCAAGACCGTGACGGAAACGGCCGAGGCGACCGAAAAGCCAGCGGCGCGCAAGCCTTCGAGGGCGGTCATCGTCACTCCGGCGCGCATCATCGAGGAAGTCCCCAGCGCCAAGGCCGCTCCCGAGGAATCCGCTAAGGAAGAGACGCCTGTGGCCGAGGCTCCGATCGTCGAAGCTCCGGCTTCCGTCGAAGAGGTCCCTGCCGAGCCGGTGGCCGCCGAATCGGCCGAGGCTGGTGACGCAACCGCCGAAAAGACCGCCCAGGCTTCTGCCGAGACTCCCGGTGAAACCGGAGACGAGACAACTGCGGAAACCGAAGGCGAGTCCGAAGAAGCCAAGCGCGCCCGCAAGAAGACCAAGAAAGCCAAGCCCGCTCCTCCGTCCGTTCAGGTCAAGATCATCTCCCGGCCCACCATCGTTGAATTTCCCGATACCCGAGTGGACGGCCAGCCGGTTCGTCCCATGGGACCGGCAGCGCGCCCCATGGGTCCGGCAGGCTATACTCCGCGTCCTTCCGGACCGGGAGGACGTCCCTCCGGCCCAGGTGGTCCCGGCGGTCAGCGCCCGAGTGCACCACGCCCCTCCGGTCCGGCCAACGTCGGCGCTCCGCCCCGTCCCGCCCCTGAGACCGAGGGCGCCAAGGACAGCCGCGGCAAGAAAAAGAAGGGTCGCCGCACGGTGGAGGCAGCCGATCTGTACCGCAAGGAAGAATTCTCCATGGGCAAGGGCAAGAAGGCCCAGCGCGCCGAGGCACGCAGAGCCGGTGGAGCCAGGGCCCAGGCGCAGAACACGCAGCCGCTCAAGGCGTCCAAGCGCAAGATTCGCATTGACGACACCATCAGGCTGACAGACTTGGCCCATCAGATGGGCATCAAAGCCCAGGACCTGATCAAAAAACTGTTTTCCCTGGGTGTGATGGCCACCATCAACCAGTCCCTGGATTTCGACACGGCCCTGCTCCTGGCCGCCGAATTCAAATATGAAGTGGAAAGGGCCGGATTCTCCGAAGACGATTTCCTGCTGCCCAAGGAGGCCGACAAGGCAGAGGATCTGAAGCCTCGTCCTCCTGTCGTGACCATCATGGGCCACGTCGACCACGGCAAGACCTCGCTCCTGGACGCCATCCGCTCGACGAGCGTGGCATCGGGCGAAGCCGGCGGCATCACCCAGCACATCGGCGCCTACCACGTGGCCACGTCACGCGGCGAGATCGTCTTCCTGGACACCCCCGGCCATGAGGCCTTCACCACCATGCGCGCCCGTGGCGCCAAGGTCACGGACATTGTCGTCCTGGTCGTGGCCGCCGATGACGGCGTCATGGAGCAGACCAAGGAAGCCGTCAGCCACTCCAAGGCGGCGGGCGTGCCCATCGTCGTGGCTGTGAACAAGATGGACAAGGAAGGGGCCGACCCCGACCGCGTCAAGCGTGAACTGTCCGATCTTGGGCTCATGCCCGAGGATTGGGGCGGTGACACCATCTTCGCCCATGTTTCCGCCAAGAAGCGCGAAGGCCTGGACGAATTGCTCGAACTTATCCTGCTGCAGGCCGAAGTGCTCGACCTCAAGGCCAACCCGGACAAGCCCGGCCGAGGCCACGTGGTCGAGGCCAAACTGGACAAGGGTCGTGGCCCCGTGGGCACAGTTCTCATCCAGGAAGGCCAGATCACCCAGGGCGACGCCTTCGTGTGCGGCCTGATCAGCGGCAAGGTCCGCGCCATGTTCGATGACCAGGGCCGGCAGATCAAGACCGCCGGACCGGCCATCCCGACGGAGATCCAGGGCTTTGAAGGTATCCCCGAGGCAGGCGACGAGTTCGTCATCGTCAAGGACGAGAAGGTTGCCCGCAAGATCGCCGAAGAACGCCGCGTCAAGCATCGCGACAAGGAACTGGCCAAGGAATCCAAGGTCACCCTCGAAAGCTTCCTGGCCACCAAGGCCGGCGAAGAGGCCCAGAACCTGAACCTGCTCTTGAAAGCCGACGTGCAGGGTTCCCTTGAAGCCATCTCCGAGGCCTTGCGCAAGCTGTCCACGGACGAGATCAAGATCGCCCTCATCCATGGCGGCGCTGGGGCCATCACCGAATCCGACATTCTGCTGGCATCGGCCTCCAACGCCATCATCATCGGGTTCAACATCCGCCCCACGGCCAAGATCAAGGAAGTGGCAGAGCAGGAAAAGGTCGATATCCGCTTCTACGACATCATCTACAAGCTCGTGGATGACATCAAGGCGGCCATGTCCGGCATGCTCTCTCCCGACATCAAGGAAGTGTACCTCGGCCAGGCCGATGTGCAGCAGGTGTTCAGCGTGCCCAAGATCGGCAACATCGCGGGCTGCATGGTCAGTGACGGCAAGCTCAAGCGCAACGCCAACGTCCGTCTGCTGCGCGACGGCGTGGTCATCTACACCGGCAAGCTCAGCTCCCTGAAACGATTCAAGGATGACGCCAAGGAAGTGACCAAGGGCTACGATTGTGGCGCTGGCCTTGAAAACTTCAATGATATCAAGATTGGAGATATCATCGAAGCCTTTGAACTGGTCGAGGAAGCCCGGACCATCTAG
- the flgF gene encoding flagellar basal-body rod protein FlgF, translating into MQDSSYSAVFGALTQQHRLDSIANNLANVNTTGFKSEKLAFRDTFRRYAHDMVDPNTTLNEKVPWPQPNLLAQPRISEAVIDMSQGPMKSTGNPLDLAIAGDGFFRVQTPEGEFLTRQGVYHRSAEGFVVDAHGNQLLGQGGPLQIAEGGAVLIDADGGFSVDGEIVDTIDLVRVEDPRALEKVGNSLLRIRPGADAQAIPAEDSTVEQGFLEAANVNVVSEMVNMIEAMRAFEAYQKMISGSFEQDKKAIAEVGAPR; encoded by the coding sequence ATGCAAGACAGCAGTTATAGCGCCGTATTCGGGGCTCTTACACAGCAACATCGACTGGATAGCATCGCCAATAATTTGGCTAACGTGAACACCACGGGTTTCAAGAGCGAAAAACTGGCCTTTCGGGATACGTTTCGCCGCTATGCCCATGACATGGTCGACCCTAACACGACCCTGAACGAGAAGGTACCCTGGCCGCAGCCCAATCTTTTGGCGCAGCCCCGGATCTCCGAGGCGGTCATCGACATGTCCCAGGGACCCATGAAGAGCACGGGCAACCCGCTTGACCTGGCCATCGCGGGGGACGGTTTTTTCCGGGTCCAGACGCCCGAAGGGGAATTTCTGACCCGTCAGGGCGTGTACCATCGCTCGGCCGAGGGTTTTGTCGTGGACGCCCATGGCAATCAGCTCCTGGGCCAAGGCGGTCCCCTGCAGATAGCGGAAGGGGGTGCCGTGCTTATTGACGCCGATGGCGGTTTTTCCGTTGACGGCGAGATTGTCGACACCATCGACCTGGTCCGTGTCGAGGACCCTCGCGCTTTGGAAAAGGTGGGCAATTCCCTGCTGCGCATTCGCCCGGGGGCGGACGCACAGGCCATTCCGGCCGAGGATTCCACCGTGGAGCAGGGCTTTCTGGAGGCGGCCAACGTGAACGTGGTCTCGGAGATGGTCAACATGATCGAAGCCATGCGCGCTTTCGAGGCCTACCAGAAGATGATCAGCGGTTCGTTCGAGCAAGACAAGAAGGCCATCGCAGAGGTCGGTGCGCCCAGATAA
- the rbfA gene encoding 30S ribosome-binding factor RbfA, which yields MQRSNSRRAIQMGDQIMQVLASLLIQEVEDPTLALVTITGVRLNRDFSIAEVLYTHLRGRAAEPEITKALYHAKGFLRSRLSKELNLRGIPDLRFKWDTFLEDMVYDAPPETDS from the coding sequence ATGCAAAGAAGCAATTCGAGACGCGCCATCCAGATGGGCGATCAGATCATGCAGGTCCTGGCCTCGCTCCTGATTCAGGAAGTCGAGGACCCGACACTTGCCCTTGTGACCATCACCGGAGTGCGCCTGAACCGGGATTTCAGCATTGCCGAGGTCCTCTACACCCACCTGCGCGGACGCGCGGCAGAGCCCGAGATCACCAAGGCGCTCTACCATGCCAAGGGTTTTTTGCGTTCGCGGCTGAGCAAAGAGCTCAATCTGCGCGGCATCCCGGACCTGCGCTTCAAGTGGGACACCTTTCTCGAAGACATGGTGTACGATGCCCCTCCTGAAACAGATAGCTGA
- a CDS encoding YlxR family protein translates to MCVICRQRFSKEELYRFTCPVHGELTLTADSTGKTPGRGFYLCRDAACRNKFERFKGWQKKCKGVGHVH, encoded by the coding sequence ATGTGCGTGATTTGCAGGCAGCGCTTTTCCAAAGAAGAACTATATAGATTTACCTGCCCTGTTCACGGAGAGCTCACTCTGACCGCTGACAGCACCGGAAAAACACCGGGACGGGGTTTTTATCTTTGCCGCGATGCGGCGTGCCGGAACAAATTCGAGCGATTCAAGGGCTGGCAGAAGAAATGTAAGGGGGTTGGGCATGTCCACTAG
- the rimP gene encoding ribosome maturation factor RimP, with product MDKNEIHARLMEMVTPLCQARDLEVWGIDLLFAAGGRHRIVRVYLDSEHGVGIDECSEVSKHLSLALDVEDIIPGAFTLEVSSPGLERPFFSLEQMQAYVGQTMRIRLENPLEGRKNFKGRLLGMEPPMFTLTDDSNTFELNWDDVGKANLVYEPFDQGKKR from the coding sequence ATGGACAAAAACGAAATACACGCGCGGCTCATGGAAATGGTGACTCCCCTGTGTCAGGCCCGGGACCTCGAAGTCTGGGGTATCGACCTGCTTTTCGCGGCCGGGGGACGGCACAGGATCGTACGAGTCTATCTGGACTCCGAACACGGGGTCGGCATCGACGAGTGCTCGGAGGTCAGCAAACATCTGAGTCTGGCCTTGGACGTGGAGGACATCATTCCCGGAGCATTCACCCTGGAAGTGTCCTCGCCCGGTCTTGAGCGGCCTTTTTTTTCCTTGGAGCAGATGCAGGCCTATGTGGGACAGACGATGCGCATCCGCCTGGAAAACCCGCTTGAGGGCAGAAAAAATTTCAAGGGGCGCCTGCTCGGTATGGAACCGCCCATGTTTACGCTGACCGACGACAGCAATACATTTGAATTGAACTGGGACGATGTGGGCAAGGCCAACCTCGTCTACGAGCCCTTTGATCAGGGCAAGAAACGATAA
- a CDS encoding DHH family phosphoesterase: MPLLKQIAEQLRDADNFLVLAHISPDGDALGSMLAMGELLDALGKKVVLFNESGIPLRFEWLAPKREILTRLPEEEPDNLIVLDCGSAERAGELIAPWLKTKNVFNIDHHLGNPMFGTVNWVEQRASSVGEMVGMLARKLGVPLVGLLGEYVYLALISDTGDFCFNNTRPETLEMAAEILRLGLLPGPFHEQKQSTGKLSQLQMRGTVLQQARLYADGQISLICFTRELFEQTGTGPEDTEGLVNTVLYVNGVQVAISLREEEQGIKFSLRSKSSTNVQAVAFRFGGGGHRNAAGGTLLMDMEQAKTTMIQAVTEELANS; the protein is encoded by the coding sequence ATGCCCCTCCTGAAACAGATAGCTGAACAACTACGGGACGCGGACAATTTTCTTGTCCTCGCGCACATTTCCCCGGACGGCGACGCCCTGGGCTCCATGCTGGCCATGGGAGAACTTCTCGACGCCCTGGGCAAGAAGGTCGTCCTCTTCAACGAGTCCGGCATCCCCCTTCGCTTTGAATGGCTCGCTCCCAAACGCGAGATCCTGACCCGTTTGCCCGAGGAAGAGCCGGACAACCTCATAGTTCTGGATTGCGGCAGCGCCGAGCGGGCCGGAGAACTCATCGCGCCTTGGCTCAAGACCAAAAACGTGTTCAACATCGACCATCACTTGGGCAACCCCATGTTCGGCACCGTGAATTGGGTCGAACAGCGCGCGTCATCGGTGGGCGAGATGGTCGGAATGCTGGCCCGAAAGCTGGGAGTCCCGCTGGTGGGCCTTTTGGGCGAGTATGTCTATCTGGCGCTCATTTCCGATACCGGGGACTTCTGTTTCAACAACACCCGCCCCGAAACCCTGGAAATGGCCGCCGAAATCCTGCGCCTGGGCCTTTTGCCCGGACCGTTCCACGAACAGAAGCAATCCACCGGAAAGCTCAGCCAGCTTCAGATGCGCGGCACCGTCCTGCAACAGGCCCGCCTGTACGCGGACGGACAGATCAGCCTCATCTGCTTCACTCGTGAACTCTTCGAACAGACGGGGACAGGCCCCGAGGATACCGAAGGGCTGGTCAACACCGTCCTCTACGTGAACGGGGTGCAGGTGGCCATCAGCCTGCGCGAGGAAGAACAGGGCATCAAATTTTCGCTGCGCTCCAAAAGCAGCACCAACGTGCAGGCCGTGGCCTTCCGCTTTGGCGGAGGCGGTCATCGCAACGCCGCCGGCGGGACCCTGCTCATGGACATGGAGCAGGCCAAGACGACCATGATCCAGGCCGTGACCGAGGAACTGGCAAACTCATGA
- the truB gene encoding tRNA pseudouridine(55) synthase TruB produces MSAPSLKQLDGVLVLHKPGGPTSADCLNQIKRHLGQKKIGHAGTLDPMATGVLLVLLGQGTKLANYLVDGRKTYRGRLILGQTTDSYDTQGKVLAEAPWEHLDPEAVRAEVLGWKGTISQEVPPVSAAKHQGKPLYALHRAGQEVPVKVKDVTIFDSQLLSMELPSLDFRVTCSAGTYIRSLAHSLGMRLGCGAVLSELEREASHPFTLAQAHDLEKVLESKDQLHELVLPMTQALPHWPKLVLSHEQAALVQNGAWLPTSLFPDYPAQEGDRALMLSAERAPLALMEAGMRAGVLSWAILRGLWQA; encoded by the coding sequence ATGAGCGCGCCGTCACTGAAACAACTTGACGGAGTGCTGGTTTTGCATAAACCGGGAGGTCCCACTTCGGCGGATTGCCTGAATCAGATCAAGCGCCACCTGGGGCAGAAAAAAATCGGCCACGCCGGCACCCTCGATCCCATGGCCACGGGCGTACTGCTGGTACTGCTCGGGCAGGGTACCAAGCTGGCCAACTATCTGGTGGATGGCCGCAAGACCTACCGGGGCCGCCTGATCCTGGGGCAAACCACGGACAGCTACGATACGCAAGGCAAGGTTCTCGCCGAAGCGCCATGGGAGCACCTGGACCCGGAGGCAGTGCGAGCCGAGGTGCTCGGCTGGAAGGGAACCATCAGCCAGGAAGTGCCCCCGGTATCGGCGGCCAAGCACCAGGGCAAACCCCTGTATGCCTTGCACAGGGCCGGCCAGGAAGTTCCGGTCAAGGTCAAGGATGTAACAATTTTCGATTCGCAGCTGCTCTCCATGGAGCTGCCGAGTCTTGATTTTCGAGTCACCTGTTCCGCAGGAACCTACATCCGCTCCCTGGCCCACAGCCTGGGGATGCGACTTGGGTGCGGAGCGGTGCTCAGCGAACTGGAGCGGGAGGCAAGCCACCCGTTCACCCTCGCCCAGGCTCATGATCTGGAAAAAGTGCTGGAAAGCAAGGATCAGCTCCACGAGCTGGTCCTGCCCATGACCCAGGCCCTGCCCCACTGGCCCAAGCTCGTGCTCAGTCACGAACAGGCCGCGCTGGTGCAGAATGGGGCATGGCTGCCGACGAGCCTTTTTCCCGATTATCCGGCCCAGGAAGGGGACCGGGCTCTCATGCTCTCCGCCGAAAGGGCCCCCCTGGCCCTGATGGAAGCGGGCATGCGCGCGGGAGTCCTGTCATGGGCCATCCTGCGTGGGCTTTGGCAAGCCTGA
- the rpsO gene encoding 30S ribosomal protein S15, translating to MVLTPERKAEVVKEYGKTETDTGSPEVQVALLTERITYLTDHFKGHKKDFHSRTGLLKLVGKRRQLLNYLKNKDIQRYRDLIAKLGLRK from the coding sequence GTGGTCTTAACCCCTGAACGCAAGGCTGAAGTTGTAAAGGAATATGGCAAAACCGAAACCGATACCGGGTCTCCTGAAGTACAGGTAGCCCTGTTGACCGAACGGATTACGTACCTCACTGACCACTTCAAAGGTCACAAGAAGGACTTCCATTCCCGCACAGGTCTGCTGAAGCTCGTCGGCAAACGCAGACAGCTTCTGAATTACCTGAAGAACAAAGACATTCAGCGTTACCGCGATCTGATCGCGAAACTCGGTCTGCGCAAGTAG
- a CDS encoding DUF503 domain-containing protein, with protein MPFIFFACWTHERYAAMIIGTLRLEFRLHGVFSLKEKRKSANSLKQKLRNTFNVAVAETESQDSHQILVLGVVTVSNDTAHVHSRLSKVLAMVEASTADELVHADMDVFGA; from the coding sequence ATGCCTTTCATTTTTTTTGCTTGTTGGACTCACGAACGGTACGCGGCCATGATCATCGGCACCCTGCGCCTCGAATTCCGCCTGCACGGCGTTTTTTCCTTGAAGGAAAAGCGAAAAAGCGCCAACAGCCTGAAGCAGAAGCTGCGCAACACCTTCAATGTTGCCGTGGCCGAAACCGAATCCCAGGACTCCCATCAGATCCTGGTTCTCGGGGTGGTCACGGTCTCCAACGACACTGCGCACGTGCACAGCCGACTGTCCAAAGTCCTGGCCATGGTGGAAGCTTCCACCGCCGACGAGCTTGTCCATGCCGACATGGACGTATTTGGAGCCTGA
- the nusA gene encoding transcription termination factor NusA, with translation MNLELKKAIDQISKDKGIDREMLIDTLEEAIRASVTKKYGDKMDIEVTFNEETGEIEVYQFKIVVEEVEDTDTEILMVEAIKHDPNVELDDAIGFRLQVEDLGRIAAQSAKQVIIQRMRDAEQEIIYEEYKNRKGEIVSGIIQRRDRSGWIINLGRTEALLPKDKQIPRERFRQGDRVEGLIIDVRKEGRGPQIIITRSDPEYMTALFRREVPEVADGTVNIMGVARDPGLRAKVTVLSQDSNVDPVGACVGIRGSRIHSIVQELRGERIDIVLWSPDIATYAANALSPARISKIAIDDEEKSLEVVVPEDQLTPAIGKKGQNVKLAAKLLGWKIDIFTNSRFNKVHKNRHLLEQLASAAQVSVADFTEAGFDSLEAMAACTNEQLLDIQGISEENIGALRGALNLLISQNREETPEESEESEIKGAVEGEDADYADGDEA, from the coding sequence ATGAATTTGGAACTCAAAAAAGCCATTGACCAGATCAGCAAGGACAAGGGCATCGACCGTGAAATGCTGATCGACACACTGGAAGAAGCCATTCGGGCCTCCGTGACCAAAAAATACGGCGACAAGATGGATATCGAGGTCACCTTCAACGAAGAGACCGGCGAGATTGAAGTCTACCAGTTCAAAATCGTGGTCGAAGAGGTCGAGGATACCGACACGGAGATCCTCATGGTCGAAGCCATCAAGCACGACCCCAACGTCGAGCTTGACGACGCCATCGGATTTCGCCTGCAGGTCGAGGATCTTGGCCGCATCGCCGCCCAGAGCGCCAAGCAGGTCATCATCCAGCGCATGCGCGACGCCGAACAGGAAATCATCTACGAGGAATACAAGAACCGCAAGGGCGAAATCGTCAGCGGCATCATCCAGCGCCGTGACCGTTCCGGCTGGATCATCAACCTCGGCCGCACCGAGGCCCTCCTGCCCAAGGACAAGCAGATTCCGCGTGAACGCTTCCGTCAGGGCGACCGGGTCGAGGGACTCATCATCGACGTACGCAAGGAAGGACGCGGGCCGCAGATCATCATCACCCGCTCCGACCCCGAGTACATGACCGCCCTTTTCCGCCGTGAAGTGCCCGAAGTGGCCGACGGCACCGTAAACATCATGGGCGTGGCCCGTGACCCGGGCCTGCGCGCCAAGGTCACCGTCCTGTCCCAGGACTCCAATGTTGATCCGGTCGGCGCCTGCGTCGGCATCCGCGGCTCGCGCATCCACAGCATCGTGCAGGAACTGCGCGGCGAGCGCATCGACATCGTGCTCTGGAGCCCGGACATCGCCACCTACGCGGCCAACGCCCTGTCTCCGGCGCGCATCTCCAAGATCGCCATCGACGACGAGGAAAAATCCCTGGAAGTCGTGGTACCCGAGGATCAGCTGACCCCGGCCATCGGCAAGAAGGGCCAGAACGTCAAGCTCGCGGCCAAGCTTCTGGGTTGGAAGATCGACATTTTCACCAACAGCCGCTTCAATAAGGTGCACAAGAACCGCCACCTGCTGGAACAGCTGGCCAGCGCTGCCCAGGTCTCCGTCGCGGACTTCACCGAAGCCGGCTTCGATTCCCTTGAAGCCATGGCCGCCTGCACCAACGAGCAGTTGCTCGACATCCAGGGTATCAGTGAAGAAAACATCGGCGCCCTGCGCGGAGCATTGAACCTCCTCATCAGCCAGAACCGGGAAGAAACCCCGGAAGAATCCGAGGAATCGGAAATAAAAGGCGCGGTCGAAGGGGAAGATGCTGATTACGCGGACGGAGACGAAGCATAG
- the flgG gene encoding flagellar basal-body rod protein FlgG: MIRALWTSASGMIAQQLNLDVTANNLANVNTTGFKKNRAEFEDLMYQNMKIAGSSNQEGDRLPVGMQVGMGVRPVSVHKIFSQGDFQNTGNQLDLVIEGDGFFRVDRSGEESYTRSGAFKLDSDGRIVTDNGHPLQPEFIVPPETQNIVVTEDGRLTCVDKAGEEIAGTDIPVYTFVNPAGLKAMGRNLYVQTDGSGEAVESVPGENNAGTLAQGFLEMSNVEIVEEMVNMIVGQRAYEANSKSITTADTMLQTANQLKR; encoded by the coding sequence ATGATTCGCGCTTTATGGACCAGCGCCTCGGGCATGATCGCCCAGCAGCTCAATCTCGATGTCACGGCCAACAACCTGGCCAACGTGAACACCACCGGGTTCAAGAAGAACAGGGCCGAGTTCGAGGATCTCATGTACCAGAACATGAAGATCGCGGGCTCTTCCAACCAGGAAGGCGATCGCTTGCCCGTGGGCATGCAGGTCGGCATGGGCGTGCGGCCCGTGTCCGTGCACAAGATATTTTCACAGGGCGATTTCCAGAATACGGGCAACCAGCTCGACCTCGTCATCGAGGGCGACGGTTTTTTCCGCGTCGATCGCAGCGGTGAGGAGTCCTACACCAGAAGCGGGGCCTTCAAGCTCGACAGCGACGGACGCATCGTGACCGACAACGGGCATCCCCTGCAGCCTGAATTCATCGTCCCGCCAGAGACGCAGAACATCGTCGTGACCGAGGACGGCCGCCTGACCTGCGTGGACAAGGCCGGAGAGGAGATCGCTGGCACGGACATTCCGGTCTACACCTTCGTCAACCCCGCCGGTCTCAAGGCCATGGGGCGCAACCTCTATGTGCAGACCGACGGCTCCGGCGAGGCGGTGGAAAGCGTGCCCGGCGAGAACAATGCCGGCACCCTGGCTCAGGGATTTCTGGAGATGTCGAACGTGGAGATCGTGGAGGAGATGGTCAACATGATCGTGGGCCAGCGCGCCTACGAGGCCAACTCCAAGTCCATCACCACGGCCGACACGATGCTGCAGACCGCCAATCAGCTGAAGAGGTAG